The genome window AGAGTTATTTGCGCGTTTTCAGCCTTACCGCTCAGTAGGAACCTGGGGTGGTGAAAATGTTTTGGCTCCCTATTTAGACCATTGACGCTTTGCTGAATGCCCAGACTCGCTCTGTGTGTAGCAATTAAAATTGGGCGCCTTTATTACTTACTTATCAAATAGAAGAAGACGAAAAATAGAACCTGAGAAGCAAAGTGATGTAACGGCAGCGGATACTTTGCCTGAGGTACATAATTTTTTACAAGCACCTGCAATACCAATGAAACTACAAACCAGTCTATGTAGTTGCGCAGCGGTGCATAACCTGCATTCCAATGCCAGTAATCGAATACCGAAGCCACGGGTTCAATAAAAAAATCGAGCGCAACCATTAGCGCAGCTCCGCAAACAGGCGCCATCCATGGGTTACCAATAAAACGCTTTGCGATAGTGGCTGTTATAAAAGTAAGCACCACCCAGTTGATGCCAATCAGCAAGGGAACGTTAGCCAATTTAGGCCCCATATTTTCACCGTACCAATAGTCTCCGAAAAGCAAACCGGTGTTTACTCCAATCATTTCAACGCCCATACCGGTAATGTAAACAAGTGACCAGATTAAGATGCCTGGCCAAACATTTTTAAGTGGAAAATTCCAGTACAAAAGTGCCAAGCCAAGCAGCAGGTTGAATGGTGTTTTTGGCAAAAACCAAGCGCCATAACCTAGCCATATGCCTATCATGCCTGAAATGGTTACCAGCCATATTGCAAATATGGAAGTGTTGCTTTTGACAGCCGAAAATGATAGTTCATTATTCATAAAGCCGAAATGATGAGCTTTGAAGTAATCTTTGCAGAATGCATGCACAAAGGAATACCGCCCCCGGGGTGGACGGATCCTCCGCAAAAATACAGTTGTTTTATTTTGTTTGAAAAATTGGGGTGTCTTAGAAAGGCCGCAAGTTTAGAATTGCTTGCCGCACCATACAATGCGCCACGGTAACTGCTTGTTCGTCTTTCAATTAGCGGGGGTGTTAGCACATCTTC of Dyadobacter chenhuakuii contains these proteins:
- a CDS encoding carotenoid biosynthesis protein, which codes for MIGIWLGYGAWFLPKTPFNLLLGLALLYWNFPLKNVWPGILIWSLVYITGMGVEMIGVNTGLLFGDYWYGENMGPKLANVPLLIGINWVVLTFITATIAKRFIGNPWMAPVCGAALMVALDFFIEPVASVFDYWHWNAGYAPLRNYIDWFVVSLVLQVLVKNYVPQAKYPLPLHHFASQVLFFVFFYLISK